AGCGGCGCGCCGATCTTCAGGGCCAGGCCGGTGGGGCCGAGGCCCCGCAGGATCGCCTTCCACGCCGGCACGGGCTCGGGCAGGCCCCCCGTGGGCGCCGCGGCGCCGTCCGCCCCGCCGGGGGCCTTCGCGGTGTTCGCGGCCTCCGGCTCGCCGGCCTTCGGCTCGCCGGCCTTCGGGGCGCCTGCGTTCGGGGCGCCGGCGCGCGGATCGCCGTCCGCCGGGGCGCCCTCGTTCCGGCCGTCCTCGTTCCGGCCGCCCTCGCGCGGGTCGCTCATGATGCGGCTCCGGCGCCGGTCATCGCGGAGCCCAGCTCCTCCGGGGTGACGGTCCGCGGATCGACCTCCGCGACCAGCCGCCCCCGCAGGATGACGTGCAGGGTGTCGGACATACCGATGAGTTCCTCAAGGTCTGCGCTGATCAGCAGCACGGCCAGCCCGTCCGCGCGGGCCTGCCGCAGGTACTCCCAGATGGCGGCCTGGGCGCCGACGTCGATGCCGCGGGTGGGGTGCGCGGCGATCAGCAGGCGCGGCTCGCCGGACATCTCCCGCCCGACGATGAGCTTCTGCTGGTTGCCGCCCGACAGCGCGGCGGCGGGCACCTCGATGTCCGGGGTGCGGACGTCGTACTCGCGGACGATCCGCATGGTGTCGCGGCGGGCGCCGCGCCGGTCGATCCAGGGGCCGCGGACGTTCGGGCGCCGGGTCTGGTGCCCCAGCATCCGGTTCTCCCACAGCGGCGCCTCCAGGACGAGCCCGTGCCGGTGCCGGTCCTCGGGGATGTAGGCGATCCCGGCCTCGCGGCGGCGCCGGGTGCTCCAGTGGGTGATGTCCTCGCCGCCGAACTCGACCGTCCCGGCGTCCGCGGACCGGATCCCCATGATCGTCTCGATCAGCTCGGTCTGCCCGTTGCCCTCGACGCCCGCCAGCCCGACGATCTCGCCGCGCCGGATGCGCAGCGACACGTCGTCCACGACGGGGCGCCCCTCGGGGGTGAGGACGGTGAGCCCGCCGACCTCCAGCTGGACCTCGTCGGTGACGGTG
The sequence above is drawn from the Actinomadura hallensis genome and encodes:
- a CDS encoding ABC transporter ATP-binding protein, which encodes MPDQVPAVRLTSITKRFPGVVANRDINLTIERGEVHALCGENGAGKSTLMKILYGMQRPDEGTIEVEGEQVSFRTPADAIARGIGMVHQHFKLADNLTVLENVILGAEPRGTGWRRGRIDFAAARAKINEMSRAYGLRVDPDVRVEKLGVGERQRVEILKVLYRGARVLILDEPTAVLVPQEVDELFGNLRELRAEGLTVLFISHKLDEVLAVADTISVIRRGTTVATRLDPAEVSSRRLAELMVGSQLPTPELRESTVTDEVQLEVGGLTVLTPEGRPVVDDVSLRIRRGEIVGLAGVEGNGQTELIETIMGIRSADAGTVEFGGEDITHWSTRRRREAGIAYIPEDRHRHGLVLEAPLWENRMLGHQTRRPNVRGPWIDRRGARRDTMRIVREYDVRTPDIEVPAAALSGGNQQKLIVGREMSGEPRLLIAAHPTRGIDVGAQAAIWEYLRQARADGLAVLLISADLEELIGMSDTLHVILRGRLVAEVDPRTVTPEELGSAMTGAGAAS